The proteins below come from a single Rosa rugosa chromosome 2, drRosRugo1.1, whole genome shotgun sequence genomic window:
- the LOC133729317 gene encoding pentatricopeptide repeat-containing protein At3g14730 encodes MNRTTNFLKKPSFSLCFSYPFSHSATQPVHSVYDLSTCIASLQACARYKSLRRGKQIHACMLTNGFLCSPQSITSLINMYSKCNQMGDAVSTFYYKFHDHNVFAYNAVIAGFTANGLARNGFEFYKRMRLAGVVPDKFTFPCAIRACCGVVEVLKVHALVVKLGLELDVYVGSALVNTYLKFVLVEEAQKVFEELPSRDVVLWNAMVNGFAQIGRFDEALVVFRIMGEEGVVPSRFTVTGVLSIFAMTGDFDNGRAVHGFALKLGYDSHFEVSNALIDMYGKCKFTEDALDIFEMMIDKDIYSWNSIIAVHEQCGYHDETLKLLYRMLGAGVLPDLVTITIVVPACSHLAALMYGREIHGYMIKNEIGKDVNKEDVNDVQMTNAIMDMYTKCGSMRNAYMVFDKMKNKDVASWNIMIMGYGMHGNANEALDMFSRMCEAQIEVDEVTFVGVLSTCSHAGLVSEGRELLRQMKSKYGVIPTIEHYTCVVDMLGRAGHVEEAFELVQNMPIQANPVVWRALLAACRLHRNSDIAKVAAQKLMELDPGHSGNYVLTSNIFVDIGQYEEVSEVRHTMRQHNIKKAPGCSWTELKDGVHAFINGDRAHPKANFIYAELDSLTARLREHGYVPQL; translated from the coding sequence ATGAATAGAACCACCAACTTCCTCAAGAAACCTTCCTTCTCTTTGTGTTTCAGCTACCCTTTTTCACATTCCGCTACCCAACCTGTTCACTCTGTGTATGACCTCAGCACCTGCATAGCCTCATTGCAAGCATGTGCTCGCTACAAGAGCCTCAGAAGAGGCAAGCAAATCCATGCCTGTATGCTCACGAATGGCTTCCTTTGCTCCCCTCAATCCATAACCAGCCTCATCAACATGTACTCCAAGTGCAACCAAATGGGTGACGCCGTCTCAACGTTTTACTATAAGTTCCATGATCACAATGTGTTTGCTTACAATGCAGTCATTGCTGGGTTCACTGCAAATGGGTTGGCTAGAAATGGATTTGAATTCTATAAAAGAATGCGGTTGGCAGGTGTTGTGCCAGACAAGTTTACGTTTCCATGTGCTATCAGAGCTTGTTGTGGGGTAGTGGAGGTTTTGAAGGTTCATGCCTTGGTGGTTAAACTTGGGTTGGAATTAGATGTATATGTTGGTAGTGCTTTGGTGAATACATATTTGAAATTTGTGTTAGTGGAGGAGGCACAGAAAGTGTTTGAGGAGTTGCCTTCTAGAGATGTTGTGCTTTGGAATGCAATGGTTAATGGGTTTGCACAGATTGGACGTTTTGATGAGGCTTTGGTTGTCTTTAGGATAATGGGTGAGGAAGGGGTTGTGCCTAGTAGATTTACGGTAACTGGGGTCTTGTCAATCTTCGCCATGACGGGAGATTTTGACAATGGGAGAGCAGTGCATGGGTTTGCATTGAAATTGGGGTATGATTCACATTTTGAGGTTTCAAATGCATTGATCGACATGTATGGAAAATGCAAGTTTACAGAAGATGCATTAGATATTTTTGAGATGATGATTGACAAGGATATATATTCTTGGAACTCAATTATAGCAGTGCATGAACAGTGTGGTTATCATGATGAAACTCTCAAGCTTTTGTATAGAATGCTAGGTGCTGGGGTTCTACCTGATCTGGTGACCATCACGATAGTTGTTCCGGCCTGCTCTCATCTAGCAGCGTTGATGTATGGTAGAGAAATCCATGGGTATATGATTAAAAATGAGATTGGGAAGGATGTGAATAAGGAAGATGTTAATGATGTGCAAATGACCAATGCGATCATGGACATGTACACAAAATGTGGGAGCATGAGAAATGCTTATATGGTTTTTGATAAGATGAAAAATAAGGACGTAGCGTCATGGAACATCATGATCATGGGTTATGGCATGCACGGCAATGCTAATGAGGCATTAGATATGTTTTCTCGCATGTGTGAGGCACAGATTGAGGTTGATGAGGTCACATTTGTTGGGGTTTTGTCTACGTGCAGCCATGCAGGGTTAGTGAGTGAAGGGCGTGAATTATTGAGACAAATGAAGTCAAAATATGGTGTAATTCCAACCATTGAGCATTATACCTGTGTGGTTGACATGCTTGGTCGAGCTGGACATGTGGAGGAGGCATTTGAATTGGTGCAAAACATGCCTATTCAGGCCAATCCTGTGGTGTGGAGGGCATTGTTAGCAGCATGTCGACTCCATAGAAATTCGGATATTGCAAAAGTTGCTGCACAGAAGCTAATGGAACTTGACCCAGGGCACTCTGGTAATTATGTGTTAACGTCCAATATTTTTGTAGATATTGGTCAATATGAAGAGGTATCAGAAGTTAGACATACAATGAGGCAACATAATATCAAGAAGGCACCAGGCTGTAGCTGGACTGAGTTGAAGGATGGTGTGCATGCTTTTATCAATGGTGATAGGGCCCATCCTAAAGCCAACTTTATTTATGCTGAATTGGACTCCTTGACAGCTCGACTTCGTGAGCATGGATATGTACCCCAGCTCTAG
- the LOC133729320 gene encoding UDP-N-acetylglucosamine transferase subunit ALG14 codes for MACNVTITVVIISVMLILIRLLYVFYQSGKPLKTRGSAGLASPLSTFIILGSGGHTAEMLNLLSVLQKDRFSPRFYIAAATDNMSLQKARLLEETEDKMETSRSQFMQIYRSREVGQSYITSVLTTLIAMVHALWLMLRIRPQVILCNGPGTCVPLCVIAFLFKVVGIRWSSVFYVESIARVQRLSLSGLLLYKLRIADQFFVQWPQLQKKYPRAHYVGCLM; via the exons ATGGCCTGCAATGTCACAATTACTGTGGTAATCATAAGTGTGATGTTGATCTTGATTCGTCTGCTCTATGTTTTTTACCAATCCGGCAAACCCCTCAAAACCAGAGGCTCTGCAGGCTTAGCATCACCCCTTAGTACATTCATTATATTAGGCTCAGGGGGTCACACTGCAGAGATGCTCAACCTGTTATCCGTGCTGCAAAAGGACAGATTTTCCCCCAGGTTCTACATTGCCGCTGCTACTGACAATATGAGTCTCCAGAAAGCTCGGTTGCTAGAAGAGACTGAGGACAAAATGGAGACTTCACGCTCACAGTTCATGCAGATCTATCGAAGTAGGGAAGTGGGGCAATCGTATATAACCTCTGTGTTGACTACTTTGATAGCTATGGTTCATGCACTTTGGCTAATGCTAAGAATCAGACCTCAAGTG ATTCTATGCAACGGGCCTGGGACTTGTGTTCCACTTTGTGTAATTGCATTCTTATTTAAG GTTGTGGGGATTAGATGGTCATCTGTGTTTTATGTTGAGAGTATAGCAAGAGTACAGAGGCTTTCCCTAAGTGGCTTGCTTCTTTACAAGTTACGCATAGCTGATCAGTTCTTTGTCCAATGGCCACAGCTACAGAAGAAATATCCCCGAGCTCACTATGTTGGCTGTCTCATGTAG
- the LOC133729319 gene encoding purine permease 21-like, which yields MSLIPVQEAEPAISRPRNFKWWLRIGVYTLFVLFGQSAAILLGRLYYNKGGKSIWMATLVQFVGFPILIPYQCLSSSKKITTESNVNLPSSSVLALIYLSFGVLLASDSMLYSIGLLYLPVSTFSLICASQLVFNAFFSFFLNSQKFTPYIVNSLVLLTISSMLLVFHANSMNVAGVSKEKYIVGITCTIGASAGYGLMFSLTQVAFQKVLKSNAFSAVLEMIIFESIVATCATLVGLFVSKEMKGLKREIEEFELGRLFYLVTLVCTAAAWQAFNIGAIGLIFEVSSLFSNVICVSGLPFVPVLAVIFFNDSMDGIKVIATVLAIWGFASYLYQHYLDNSNSNPETKPVTEISMIPLLKETNC from the coding sequence ATGTCTCTCATACCAGTTCAAGAAGCTGAACCAGCAATTTCTCGGCCCAGAAATTTTAAGTGGTGGCTCCGTATCGGCGTCTACACACTCTTTGTTCTCTTTGGCCAGTCAGCAGCTATACTCTTGGGACGACTGTACTACAACAAAGGTGGAAAAAGCATATGGATGGCAACCCTAGTGCAATTTGTAGGGTTTCCAATCCTAATTCCTTACCAATGTCTCTCATCATCCAAAAAAATCACTACAGAAAGCAATGTGAACCTTCCATCTTCATCAGTTCTTGCATTGATCTATCTCTCTTTTGGTGTGCTACTAGCATCAGATAGCATGCTGTATTCCATTGGACTCTTGTACCTTCCAGTTTCGACATTTTCACTCATTTGTGCATCTCAGTTGGTCTTCAAtgctttcttctccttcttcctcaaTTCACAAAAGTTCACACCTTACATTGTCAATTCCCTAGTCCTTCTCACCATCTCCTCCATGTTACTTGTGTTTCATGCCAACTCCATGAATGTCGCTGGAGTTTCTAAAGAGAAGTACATAGTCGGAATCACGTGCACCATTGGCGCATCTGCTGGCTATGGTTTGATGTTTTCCCTTACGCAGGTAGCTTTCCAGAAAGTTCTAAAATCAAATGCATTTAGTGCTGTGTTAGAAATGATAATCTTTGAATCTATAGTTGCAACCTGTGCTACCCTAGTTGGACTTTTCGTCAGCAAAGAGATGAAGGGTTTAAAGAGAGAGATTGAGGAGTTTGAGCTGGGGAGGCTATTCTACTTGGTGACTTTGGTTTGCACAGCTGCAGCATGGCAAGCTTTCAATATTGGTGCAATAGGACTGATTTTTGAGGTTTCTTCCTTATTCTCGAATGTTATATGTGTTTCGGGCTTGCCATTTGTTCCAGTTCTCGCAGTAATATTCTTCAATGATAGTATGGATGGAATAAAGGTTATTGCAACAGTGTTGGCAATCTGGGGATTTGCTTCATATCTCTATCAGCATTATCTCGACAATTCGAACTCCAACCCTGAAACTAAACCTGTAACAGAAATTTCAATGATTCCTTTACTGAAAGAGACCAACTGCTGA